One Sphingomonas endolithica DNA segment encodes these proteins:
- the trpE gene encoding anthranilate synthase component I, whose protein sequence is MMTMPDASPLTELAAGRPALVWRRQIADTETPVAAALKLIEPGRGDFLLESVEGGAIRGRHSLIGLAPDLVFRAQDNAAEINPHWLSDRDAFTPCDAPTLDALRQLVASCRMAVPPELPRALACLVGYFGYETVGLVEKLPQQDQDPLGLPDMIFVRPTIVLIFDRLADALFLVAPVWPDASRSPAEIIAEAEERIDTVAARLASGGLPPPARLEALPEVALAPVLAPGRYGEMVARAKDYIVAGDIFQVVLAQRFTVPFPLPPIELYRALRRINPSPFLYHLDLPGFTLTGSSPEILVRVRDGEVTIRPIAGTRPRGRSASEDEANRTSLLADPKERAEHLMLLDLGRNDVGRVADRGTVQVTDSYTVEFYSHVMHIVSNVVGRLGEEHDAIDALLAGFPAGTVSGAPKVRACGVIAELESEKRGAYAGGVGYFSPDGSMDSCIVLRTAVVKDGVMHVQAGAGIVADSDPASEQRECEAKAGALLAAAREAIARAGDSGFGQ, encoded by the coding sequence ATGATGACCATGCCAGACGCGTCTCCCCTGACAGAACTCGCCGCTGGTCGCCCGGCGCTGGTGTGGCGCCGGCAGATCGCCGACACGGAGACACCGGTTGCCGCAGCGCTCAAGCTGATCGAGCCCGGTCGCGGCGATTTCCTGCTCGAATCCGTCGAAGGCGGCGCGATCCGCGGGCGCCACAGCCTGATCGGACTCGCCCCCGACCTCGTGTTCCGCGCGCAGGACAATGCGGCGGAGATCAACCCGCATTGGCTGAGCGACCGCGATGCCTTCACGCCCTGCGACGCGCCCACGCTGGACGCGTTGCGCCAGCTCGTCGCCTCCTGCCGCATGGCCGTGCCACCGGAACTGCCACGCGCACTTGCCTGCCTGGTCGGCTATTTCGGCTATGAGACGGTCGGGCTGGTCGAAAAACTGCCGCAGCAGGACCAAGACCCGCTCGGCCTGCCGGACATGATCTTCGTGCGGCCGACGATCGTGCTGATCTTCGATCGCCTTGCCGATGCGCTGTTCCTGGTGGCACCGGTCTGGCCCGACGCCAGCCGTTCGCCAGCCGAGATCATTGCCGAAGCGGAGGAACGGATCGACACGGTCGCCGCGCGCCTCGCCAGTGGTGGCCTGCCGCCCCCTGCCCGGCTCGAGGCACTGCCCGAGGTGGCGCTCGCCCCGGTACTGGCGCCCGGCCGCTACGGCGAGATGGTAGCGCGCGCGAAGGACTATATCGTTGCCGGCGACATCTTCCAGGTCGTGCTGGCGCAGCGCTTCACCGTCCCCTTCCCGCTGCCACCGATCGAGCTCTACCGCGCACTGCGACGCATCAACCCGTCGCCCTTCCTCTATCATCTCGACCTGCCCGGCTTCACCCTCACCGGCTCCTCGCCCGAGATCCTGGTCCGCGTGCGCGACGGAGAGGTCACCATCCGTCCGATCGCCGGCACGCGCCCGCGCGGGCGAAGTGCAAGCGAGGATGAGGCCAACCGCACCAGCCTGCTGGCCGATCCCAAGGAACGCGCCGAACACCTGATGCTGCTAGATCTCGGCCGCAACGATGTCGGCCGCGTCGCCGATCGCGGCACGGTGCAGGTCACCGACAGCTACACGGTCGAATTCTACAGCCATGTCATGCACATCGTCTCGAACGTGGTCGGTCGGCTCGGCGAGGAGCATGACGCGATCGATGCGCTGCTCGCCGGCTTCCCCGCGGGCACGGTCAGCGGCGCGCCCAAGGTCCGCGCCTGCGGGGTGATTGCCGAGCTCGAATCGGAAAAGCGCGGCGCCTATGCCGGAGGTGTCGGCTATTTCTCGCCCGACGGCTCGATGGACAGCTGCATCGTGCTGCGCACCGCGGTGGTGAAGGACGGCGTCATGCACGTTCAGGCAGGCGCGGGCATCGTCGCCGACAGCGATCCGGCTTCCGAACAGCGCGAATGCGAGGCAAAGGCCGGCGCGCTGCTCGCCGCCGCACGCGAGGCGATCGCACGGGCTGGGGATAGCGGGTTCGGCCAGTAG
- a CDS encoding anthranilate synthase component II codes for MILVIDNYDSFTWNLVHYLMELGVEVKVVRNDALTARDAIASNAQGFLISPGPCTPNEAGISLDLVAACAAEHKPLLGVCLGHQAIGQHFGGAVVRGGLMHGKTSPVEHDGTGLFADLPSPFTATRYHSLIVEDVPDDLIVNARAADGSVMGVAHRTLPIHGVQFHPESIATEHGHALLANFLRIAGLPVGERA; via the coding sequence ATGATATTGGTCATCGACAATTACGACAGCTTTACCTGGAACCTGGTCCATTACCTGATGGAACTGGGTGTCGAGGTAAAGGTGGTGCGCAACGACGCGCTCACCGCGCGCGATGCGATCGCCAGCAACGCCCAGGGTTTCCTCATCTCCCCCGGCCCCTGCACCCCGAACGAAGCCGGCATCAGTCTCGATCTCGTCGCCGCTTGCGCCGCCGAACACAAGCCGCTGCTCGGCGTGTGCCTGGGCCATCAGGCGATCGGCCAGCATTTCGGCGGCGCAGTGGTGCGCGGCGGGCTGATGCACGGCAAGACCTCCCCGGTCGAGCATGACGGCACCGGCCTGTTCGCCGATCTGCCCAGCCCCTTCACCGCCACCCGCTACCATTCGCTGATCGTCGAGGACGTGCCCGACGACCTGATCGTCAACGCCCGCGCCGCCGATGGCTCGGTAATGGGCGTGGCCCATCGCACGCTGCCGATCCACGGCGTGCAGTTCCACCCGGAGAGCATCGCCACCGAACATGGCCACGCGCTGCTCGCCAATTTCCTGCGCATCGCCGGGCTACCGGTAGGTGAACGCGCGTGA
- the trpD gene encoding anthranilate phosphoribosyltransferase codes for MTTITLLPDPSTPLSHESARQAFADILDARASEDAIADFLTALAERGETSIEIAEGAKALRERLIPITAPAGTVDVCGTGGDGHHTLNVSTAVSLVVAACGVPVAKNGNRAASSKAGAADTLEALGLDMERAGAMAQATLDDLGICFLFAANHHPAMKRITPIRRRIGRRTIFNLMGPLANPAHVTRQLIGIARPDYAGIYAEALEQLGTESAIVVSGEEGLDELSGAGPSIVVNVGSAAFPTRIAPEDAGLPRHPIAAIHGGDPAYNARALRRLLHGETGGYRDAVLLNAAAALMVAGHSDTLPEGAAAAAEALDAGRANTLLDAWIAYS; via the coding sequence ATGACCACCATCACCCTGCTCCCAGACCCCAGCACGCCACTCAGCCACGAATCCGCGCGCCAGGCCTTTGCCGACATCCTCGACGCCCGCGCCTCCGAAGACGCGATCGCCGACTTCCTGACCGCGCTTGCCGAGCGCGGCGAGACGAGCATCGAGATCGCCGAGGGCGCCAAGGCGCTGCGCGAGCGCCTGATCCCGATCACCGCGCCAGCGGGCACTGTCGATGTGTGCGGCACCGGGGGCGATGGTCACCACACGCTCAACGTCTCGACCGCGGTCAGCCTGGTCGTCGCGGCGTGCGGCGTGCCGGTCGCCAAGAACGGCAACCGCGCCGCCTCGTCCAAGGCGGGCGCCGCCGATACGCTGGAGGCACTCGGCCTCGACATGGAGCGCGCCGGCGCCATGGCACAGGCCACGCTCGACGATCTCGGCATCTGCTTCCTGTTCGCGGCCAACCATCATCCGGCGATGAAGCGCATCACGCCGATCCGGCGCCGCATCGGCCGCCGCACGATCTTTAACCTGATGGGTCCGCTCGCCAATCCGGCGCATGTCACCCGCCAGTTGATCGGCATCGCCCGCCCGGATTATGCCGGCATCTATGCCGAGGCGCTCGAACAGCTCGGCACGGAATCGGCGATCGTCGTCTCGGGCGAGGAGGGGCTCGACGAACTTTCCGGCGCCGGCCCCAGCATCGTCGTCAATGTCGGCAGTGCCGCCTTCCCGACGCGGATCGCGCCCGAGGATGCCGGCCTGCCCCGCCACCCGATCGCGGCGATCCATGGCGGCGATCCCGCTTATAACGCACGCGCGCTGCGCCGCCTGCTGCATGGCGAAACCGGTGGCTATCGCGACGCGGTGCTGCTCAATGCCGCCGCTGCGTTGATGGTCGCCGGGCACAGCGATACCCTGCCCGAGGGCGCCGCCGCCGCTGCCGAGGCGCTCGATGCCGGGCGGGCGAACACCCTGCTCGACGCCTGGATTGCCTATTCATGA